One Alosa alosa isolate M-15738 ecotype Scorff River chromosome 22, AALO_Geno_1.1, whole genome shotgun sequence DNA segment encodes these proteins:
- the lrrc45 gene encoding leucine-rich repeat-containing protein 45, translating into MEDFRRTFVRLCKESGMEPQESVLTQLHEACGVASGTGTSTRLDLSGHSLSADTCAVLGRALSNDTALTEVVLSDCMLSEEGAKLLISGLCCNATIRLLDLKGNNLRGSGAEALGKLLVRNKTIRRLVLEWNALGMWDEGFSIFCEGLATNCHLTQLDLRNNQINHQGAAELAMVLKRNSVLQELDLRWNNIGLLGGRALLEGLQQNRTLFRLEMAGNNVPSDTIKALDQAINHNADRLNTLRESRSKTTVLSKEIQILKGEKNRQYMSLMETIDKQRDEMGRSSRNTTLRVGQLQEALNEKKSAVNSLTAK; encoded by the exons ATGGAGGACTTCAGACGGACGTTCGTGCGCCTGTGCAAGGAGAGTGGCATGGAGCCCCAGGAGTCTGTGCTGACCCAGCTGCACGAGGCCTGCGGCGTGGCGTCCGGCACGGGCACCTCCACCAGGCTGGACCTGAGTGGGCACAGCCTCTCCGCCGACACCTGTGCCGTCCTGGGCCGGGCGCTGAGCAACGACACGGCCCTCACGGAGGTGGTGCTCAGTGACTGCATGCTCAGCGAGGAGG GTGCCAAGCTCCTGATTAGCGGCCTGTGCTGCAACGCCACAATCAGGCTCCTTGATCTGAAG GGAAACAACCTGAGAGGCTCTGGGGCCGAGGCACTGGGCAAGCTGCTGGTCCGGAACAAGACGATCCGCAG GCTGGTCCTGGAGTGGAATGCCCTGGGCATGTGGGACGAAGGCTTCTCCATATTCTGTGAGGGCTTGGCCACCAACTGCCACCTGACACAGCTGGACCTGCGCAATAACCAGATCAACCACCAGGGGGCGGCCGAGCTCGCCATGGTGCTCAAGAGGAACAGTGTCCTGCAGGAGCTTG ACCTGCGGTGGAACAACATTGGCCTGCTGGGAGGCCGGGCTCTTCTGGAGGGTCTGCAGCAGAACCGGACTCTTTTCCGCCTGGAGATGGCTGGGAACAATGTGCCTAGTGACACAATCAAAGCCTTGG ATCAGGCCATCAATCACAACGCTGACCGGCTCAACACGCTCAGGGAGAGCCGCAGCAAAACCACAGTGCTCAGCAAGGAGATCCAGATCCTGAAGGGGGAAAAGAACCGGCAG TATATGAGTCTGATGGAAACCATTGACAAGCAGAGGGATGAGATGGGCCGAAGCAGCAG GAACACAACGTTGCGTGTCGGGCAGCTACAGGAGGCTCTGAATGAGAAGAAGTCTGCCGTTAACTCGCTCACAGCAAAGTAA